The stretch of DNA aagagagagatggttGCGGATGAAGCAAGCTGGGTGTTGGGGAGAAGGTGAGGCAGTGTTGGGGGGTGGTTGGCTGGAGCGAACTTCGGGGGGCTTGGCTGGGGTAGGGGTAGCGGGTGGAGGCATGGCTGGAGATGTGGCAAGCTAGGAAGTGGCTGTTCAGGGAAGAGTGCTGGGCTCTGGGAAGGGCACCAAGGGGAAGGGCTGGGTTAGGTGAGAGATGGGAGGTGGGACGTGGGGGTCCCCTAGGCTCTGACTCCAGCTATTTTTAACTGGTGTGAAACTGGGTCAGCGGCTGAGGGAGCAAGATGGGGGCCAAGTGGCCCAGCTCCCTTTCTTGACCTACTTAAGGCGGGGCGGTGCAGGGGGGGGCCAccagcctctccttcctcctagACTCCCAAGCCACTGCCTCTGAGGCATAGACACCCCCTGGGGGAGGAACACACACAGAAGCACAGGTAACTTTCTTCTCCCTCATCTCTCTCGCTTGTCTCTTCCTCTGAGCAGCACCTCTCTGGATCTCTCTCTGGGACCCTCCCAGGCTGCCCACAGCAAAGCCGACTGACCAGGCCTGGTTTCCATTCTGCCCTGGGGGCTCTGCCCTGGCCTGACTCTCCGTTTTGAAGTCTGTCTGCCTCTTGGGCTTGCTGTCATTAGAACCCAAACTCTCTGCCACTGACCGCCCCCACCTCCGCCCAAAATCTACATCCCATCTCTCTCTGGTCTCCATGACAATCTCTCGGTTTCTGACTCCCCGCCTCAGACCCTATCGGCTTCAGTCTCTCTTCCCTCAGGGCTGTCTCCCGGATGCTCAGATGCTGCTACGTTCCCTGGGGTTCTGCCTCGGGTCTGCCTGTGATTCCTGTGagaccctctctgtctctctgagcCCCACGCTCCTCCCGGTCCCTCTCTCTGCACAGCTGATGACACTGCCTCTGCCTTGCCAGCCCCTCTGAATACCCTGCAAATCTGTTTCTCCCCAAAACTCTTTCCCATGAAACCTATGTCTCTGTGTGATTATCTGTGCCTCCTTCTTCGCCTGAGCTCCTGCTGTTGGTTTTTTTCTCCCTCACCTCTTCGACGCCAACCACCCCAGGTTCTCTGAACCCCGGCAGCTACCTCCCCAGTCCTCCCCGGGTCTCCACCTGTGCCCCCAATCCCTGACGCCCAGGCTCACCTGCCCGGTTGATCTCAATCACCTCCTCCTGAGCCAACGGGCAAGGCTCGCCGGGGGCTGGCAGAGGAGGCAGCCCCATGATCCCCAGCCCACCCGCTCCCCCCCTGAGCAGCCCGGGGTGCGTGTGGGGCCCCGCTGGGTAGGCCCCGGCCACAGTCACCCCCATGGAGGGTGGGGTGATGGGTGGCGGCGGGCTGATGCCCCCGCTGCCGTGGTGCGGGTGGGGCGGGGGTGGCGGGGGTGGGTCAGGCTTGCAGTAGTTGGGTGAGCCCGGTTGCGGGGGCCGGGGGATGTGTTTGTTCTTCTTCTTGGGCAGCTTCTGCTTGGCCATGGCCAGCGAATAGTACATGCCAAAGTTGTTGACAATGACGGGCACGGGCATGGCGATGGTCAGCACCCCCGCCAGGGCACACAGCGCCCCGACCAGCATCCCCGACCACGTCTTGGGGTACATGTCTCCATAGCCCAGGGTCGTCATGGTGACCACGGCCCACCAGAAGCCAATGGGGATGTTCTTGAAGTAGGTGTGGTTGGAGCCCAGGATGTCATCGGGGTCGGCGCCAATGCGCTCAGCGTAGTAAATCATGGTGGCGAAGATGAGCACCCCCAGGGCCAGGAAGATGATGAGCAGCAGGAACTCGTTGGTGCTGGCGCGGAGCGTGTGTCCCAGCACGCGCAGCCCCACGAAGTGCCGGGTCAGCTTGAAGATGCGCAGGATGCGGACGAAGCGGACCACCCGCAGGAAGCCCAGCACGTCTTTGGCGGCCTTGGAGCTGAGGCCCGAGAGGCCCACCTCAAGATAGAAGGGCAGGATGGCCACACAGTCGATGATGTTGAGGCTGCTTTTAAGAAACTCCACCTTGTCTGGGCAGAAGGTGATGCGCATGAGGAACTCGAAGGTGAACCAGACCACGCACACCCCCTCCACGTAGGTCAGGAAGGGCTCCGTCTCCACCTCCACGTTGGTGATGTTCTCCGGAGGTGCCCCGGGGATCGGGGAGGCCTGGGTCACTGTCTTGTTGCTAATATGGATGAAGCCCTCATGGGTTTCCAGGCAGAAGGTGGTGATGGAGATGAGGATGAAGAAGAGGGAGGCGAAGGCCACATActgcagggcagggagggagagagagggggagaggtgACCTAGGCATCGGGTTGGCCATAACATCCAGAAGACCCTTCCAgtgcccccttccccagcctcctgggCCCAAACTCTGGGCAAAATCCAGGTGTCTCAGCCCTGTGGCTCCATCACTTCCAGAATCCCATTCTCCCCTCTAAAGCTAGCaaaaggggagagaaaggaacagaggCAGTTGGAGAAGAGCTGGCCCCAGCAGACGCAGCAGATGGGCAGCTTCTTTCCTTGGAAACATTTCTGGCCCCTTGCTGTTTCCTAGAccacctgcccccaccctccTGTTCCCTGTGTCCTATTTCAGGGCCCCCCAGCAGGGTCCACAGGTTCTGCTGTGGGACGGGAGCCACCAGGCCTAAGATCACACATCCTGTGTGTCTCGGAGGCTTTAGGGCTCAGCTTGGAGCTGAgcagaggggaagggaaaaggtGGGCAGGGAGGCAGAATCATGAGGTGGTTAAGAGTCAGAAAGCCTGGGTATGAATCTGGCTTTTAACCTGTCAAAACTGGGCAAGGAGACTGAGCTTTCTGAACCAGAAGTTTGTAGTgggattgttatgaggattaaattagatgaGCCTACGAAGGACTTGGCTCCAAACACAGTGCTTGGAGCAGTGCCTGGAACACACTAGGGAGACCTGAGCTGTTGTTAGGGTATGCAGGCAGCAGTTAGTTGGGGGGCAAGGTCAAGGCCTCACCCAGAGAGGACAGGGCAGTGGTGGTGCCACAGAGGGGAGCTGGGGGTCAGGGCCCTTAAGGGAGGAGGGGTTGAAGGGTTAAGCCTGCAAAAATGGAAGAGGAGATAAAAGAGGAGAGTCAGGCAGGGTTTAGGGCCCTGAAGAGGAAGGAGAGTCACTGGCCTGGACATTGTgggagaaggcagagccagggccAAAGAGAAGTTAGGGCATTTGCCAAAGGGGCAGAGAATGAGGGGTGAAGGGTCCTGAGCCATTTCAAGATGGGGGATAACCAGAGTCCTGCCACACAGTGATGTGGGTTTTGATGAAGGCCTAGAAGAGGAGGGAGTGGGGTCAGGGTCTTGGAGAAGGAAAGCAATGGGCCAGGCCCCTAGAGATGTCATGGGCTTTATCAGATATGcagaggggtgggaggggagaggagtgcattggagagggaaggaagacagGTGTTATAGTAAAGAGAGGGTTTTAATCCTGTGGGTAGTGGAGGAGGGAGGGCATGGGGAGTTTTGCTATTAATCAGGGGCACAGAGCACGGGGAGGCCACTGCTGGACCACAGAGAGGACCTTGGACTTTGGGGTGGGCCAAGGGCCAGCACTGTCCCTCTGTGTACCCCCCTTCCTCCACAGGGGTTGGGCTCTGGGCTTGACTTCACTGAGGTGCAGAGCTGGGAAGTAGTGGGTGGAGAGTTTCGGGGCCACAGAGAGGACCCTGGACGTTGGGGTGGGCTGGCGGCCGGCGCAGGTCCTCTCTgaactcccccccacccccaccttcgcTTCTCTGCAGTGGTTTAAGAGGCCAGAGGCCTTCGCAGAGCGCATGCCTGGTTCCCCGCCCCCTCCGAGCCGGGCGCGCGGCGCTAGCTGCGGCACCGCAGTGGGGGCGGGCCAGCCGGGCCGGGGGGCGGGGCGCACGGCGGCCAGTACCGCGGACAGCTCCCCCGCCGCAGTGCGCAGCCGCAGCGGCTCGGGGCCGTCTTAACCCCTTCCGGGCCGGAGCCTAGTATTCAACGCGCAGCCGCAGTGTTGCTGCTTTCCGGCGGGAGGCCAAGGGCCAAGAGTCTAATTAACTCCTTCCCTCCCAGGGCACAGGGAAAGGTGGGCACCCGCCGCAGTGCGCAGCTGCAGAGGCTGGACGGCGTCGGGCTGGTTTAACCCCTTACTCCAGAGTGTGTCAAAAGCAGAAGGGGTAGGAGGGCATGGAGTCTCTGTAAGAAGGCAAGGAGTGATTACGAGGaagggggcgggggcagggggcTGTAGGGTCGGACCCTCCACTTTGCTTTGGCCTCAGCTCCCAACTCTCTCAAGCCATCTCACTGGGAGGCTGGAAAGGGCTCGGCACACCTTGGACACCCAAAACACATTGGCGGAGTAAATGAGTATCTCCCGTAGCTGTCCCGAACACCTAGCCTGACCATCACAGAAGAACTCTAACTTCATCCCGCTCCTCACCTCAGCACCCTTCAATGGGGTCACAGGAGAGAAGGGCGCCCCGGCCATGGGGGAAGGAGCCGCTCAGTGTCTTGAGGGGGCATCCAGGGCCATGTCCCTTCCGCACCTcctcttccccacctccccccatCCAACCCCAAATCTCGCCAACTCAGCGCTTTCTGGGGACCAAACTTTATGCGGTGGCTCCAGGCGCCCCCCCGCTCCCTCCCCCGGCGCGAATGCGGCACTGCGGCTCCGCGTCCTTCCCGGCTCAGGACGCGGcacggtggggggagggggccaAGACCTGCTCCTCTGGGTGTTTGGGTCCCCAGGAGCCCAGGAGGGGGTCCTGGGATCGCTCTTATTTCCCCCATTTCCAATTGCCCCCATTTTGCACTGCCCCCCTTTTCCACCACATTCTCCCTCCGGGGTCCCCGGGACAGGGAGGAAGTTAGTAGGAGGAAATGGTTCAGGAGAGAACACAGGGGGAGGGTAGTCATTTAGCCTAGGAAGTTATGGATGCTTGAGGAAAGTTTTCTGGGAGCGATGGAGAGAGCTTTGGGGAAAATCTAGAATTTGGAGAGAGAGAAGGCTCTTTGGTTCACTTTGATGGAGGGGGACAGACTGAGGGGCTAGGTTCTGGGTTTTGCACGGGGGGGGGGAGGTTCGAGAAAGGAAGAGGGCAGGTGGAAGGAATCCCAGGGCAAGGTAGAAAGAATTGTAAGTTATTTTGAGATGAAAGTTTTAGGGCTGATGACTTGAGGGGCATCCCAGGGTTTGAGGTTAGAAAAAGTTCTAGAGCAGGAGGGAAAGTCACTTAGACTAGGAAAGGGGCTGTGGGGGCTTTGGATGGGGGGAGTCCCAGGGATAGAGAGTGCACTGTACAGTTAAAATGATGGAGAGGAGAAGCTGCGAGGATCCATGGAGGAGGAAGAACAATTCTGGAGGACATGTGAGGGTTCTGGAGAGGAAAGGCATATGATGGGGGCATGGGATGCTTCTGGAGACACTGAGGAGGAGTGTGAAAGGCTTGGGGGAAGTCTGGAGCTTTATGGGGAAAGTCCTTGAGATGGGAGTTGGCGTGGAGGTTGAAGAGTGTTAAACACAGAGTGAACACAGAGGGGGCCTGGAGGTTCCAACGGAGAAGATGCCCCAAGACTCAGTATTGCAGTGAGGGGGAGGTGAAAATGTCCAGGCAAGAACAAGTGGAGGTTCAGAGGGGTCCAGAAGGCTGtgaggttggggtgggggagttTTCTTGAGACTTTGAGAGCAGAACATACTGCAGGAAGGGGGTGGAAAAAATAATCAGGAGATTCAAACTTGGAGAGAGAGGTCTTCTGGGAGAGGGGCCACGGGGTGAATCGGGGAGGTGCTGGGAGAGACTGAGAGTTGAATAGGGGGCCCCAGAGAGTCTGGAGAAGGCAGGGAAAGTGGGGGTCAGGGCTCACAGGGCCTAGGAGAATTTGAGGGCTGAGAAGGGATGTCTTCTGAGGGGCTGGGGAAGGTCCAAGAAACCAAGGGCTGGACGGTGACCAAGAGTAGTGAgaagagatttggaggggcccAGGAGACATGAGGGTTGGGGAGGGTCTCAGAGGAGCCCAGGAAAGGTGGGGACCGGGTTGTTCAGAGAAGCACGGGAGATTCACGGTCTGGAGGAAGTGTCTAAGCGTCTAGGGTGGCCTTGGCGGGGGAGGGGGAACTTTGGAGGGGTCTGCAAGAGCCTGAAGGTTGGAGATCCGTCTTTGGAGTATCTGGGGGATGGCTGCGAGAGGGGGGTGTGTTCGGAGGAGCCCAGGAGACTCAGGATTGGGGAAGAGGCTTCTAGGAGACTGAGAAGCCTAGAGGGACCCGGAGGGGTGGAGCTGGGGCGCTCCTGGGAGACTGGGGGCGCCTGGAGAGGCGGGGGTGGGGTGGATGGGGGCCCCGAGAGCGCGCTCACCCTGGCAGCCCGCGACGAGTAGGGGTCCTCGAAGAGCGCCCACACGCGGGGCTGCCAGCGGCGCCACCATGTGCCGCCCGCGCCGCCCGCGCCCCCTGGCGGCCCCCCGGCGCCGCCGCCCGCGTCCTGGAAGCAGAGGCGCTTGAGCTCGCCGCCCGCTCCGTCCaggccgccgccgcccgcgcccGCCTCGTCGTCCAGGCCTCCGTCGTGGGCGCCTGCGGCGTTGGCGGCGTTGGCGGCGCCCGCGGGGTCGGGCGCCTCGAAGGAGTCGAGCGCCTCCTCAGCGTCGCGATGCTGCCGGTAGGTCATCCAGCAGCAGGCCTCCACGTCGGTCTCGTCGATGCCCCAGAAGCCGAGCTCCTCCTCAAACAGGGGCCCGCACACGTCGGCCGGGCAGTGCAGCTTGCCGGTGCGGTAGTAGTTGAGCACGTACGCGAAGACTCCCGGGTGCCGGTCAAAGAAGAACTCGTCGGCGCCCGGGTCGTAGTCGAAGCGTGCCGCCGCCTCGGGCTCCGTCAGGCCGGCCAGCCGCGTCCCCGGCAGGGTGCGCAGCGTCGAGCGGTACGTCTCATGGCGCACGCCGCCCACGTTGATCACGATCTTGCCGCTgtcgccaccgccgccgccgtgCCGCCCCATGGCCGCCGCCGGCAGCCCGGGGCATGGCTCGGCGCGCCGGCCCCCGGGCCCGCGGGGTGCCGGGGGGCCCGCCGGGGACGCGGCGGGGCCGGGCTGcgcaggctgctgctgctgcggcGGCAGCGGTGGCGGCGGCAGGGACTCGGGCGGCTGCGGCGGTGGCGCCGGCTGCTGCTTGCTGGCCCCCTGGCGCCCGCGGAAGGACGAGACGCAGACTGAGCTCAGCATTGGacggggggcggggcgggagggGCGGGGACGCAGGGGGCGGGGACACAGGGGGAGAGACCGACGGGATTGGGTGGGAGGAGGAGCGAGGTATCGGGGGCGTGGCTTGGGGGAGAGGAACCAAACTGATTGGCCTGGGGGAGGTGGGGCGGGGCTGTGGCTGGCAGGAGTGGGGCGGGCACTCTAACGCGACCCAGCTGGACGAGTCGGGGCCGCCAATGAGACGCAGCGATTGGCTCTTTCTAAGAGAGCAGGgcggaggggcggggcggggcgtcAAAGGAAGCGGGACCGGTTACTACTAATTGTGTTCGGCAGCACTGGTAGCCAGGGGAAGGCGGGGCTAGATACGAGAGAAACCTTACTGAACTAAAAAAAGTGCGGGCGGGGTAGAGGGAGGAGGGGACACGTCCAAGCTATTTAAAGAAGCCCGACTGGCCTGGAGGGGCGGGGTCACCATGAGAGAGGCCGTCCTGATTGGGCTGAGAAAGGGGCGGAGAGAAACAAAACAGATCGCACGCCCTCACCTAAAACACCGCTAGGCAGGACCTGGTGGGGAGGAGCATTGCTTGGAAGAGACAGGGCCGCAGAAAGTAGAAACAGTCCAGATGAGACTGCACTGGGGCGGGAACTAGAGATGGAGGACTCCCGCGCAAGGGGGACAGGCTGGACTGAAAGAGGACACGGGAAGAACAAAGACTTAGACTCGGTGAGAAAGTGTTGAGACTTGAGAGAGTCCTGGAAACCCGAGAGGGTCTGGATAGGCCTAAGGGAGAGGGCGGGGCTGAGGCTCCAAGGCGGGCCTGGTTAGTCGGGGCTGGGCCCGGAGAATGAGTGTCCGGATGGATGAGTTGTACTGAGGAAGGTGAGTGGGGTCGACAAATGGAAAACGTCTTGAGGcagggcgcaggggctcacgcctgtaacgccagcactttgcgaggctgaggtgggtggatcatttgaggtcaggagttcgagaccagcccggccaaaatggtgaaaccccgcctctactaaaaatacaaaaattagtcgggcgtggttgtgggtgcctgtagtcccagctactcgggaggttgaggcaggagaatcgcttgaacctgggaagtagaggttgcaatgagtcgagatcgcatcactccactccagcctgggcgacagagcgagactctgtgtcaaaaaataaataaataaaagaaaaagaaaacgtcTTGAATGGGCGGTAGGAAAGAGAGACTAAGGGAGGAGCGGGGCTGTGAGGGGCTTGAAACCAACCAGGGTAGgcgagggcagggcagggctaaGGGAGGGTAGAGGAACGGGAGAGGTGGGTCCCAGGGGAACAATGAGACTACAAAGAGTACAAAGCTACTGGGCTGGATGGGGGGAAGGGACCTGGAACGGGGAGTCTTCGGGATCAGAAGACCTGGGAGAGGGCACTGCCTAAAGGTCACAGGGTCTCAAAGGGCGAGGCGAGAACTTCTAACTAGGGCTACACCGCGGCGGACTGCAGATTGGAGGACCGAGGGTACATGAGGACTGgtgaggaagggggaggggagaggccaAAGCGCCAGGAAGCACCGTCAAGACTGAGGCAATAGGCAGGACCGATAAAAAATGGGGTGGGCTAGGAGTCTCAGAGGTCGGGTTCTGGGGAAGAGTGGAGTGAGGGGCGGGGCCAGAAAAAGGGGACCGCCTCGGAGCGGGCCGTCCCCGCCCCCTGGGCGGTCCTAGGCTCCGAGAGGCAGAGCGCAGGCTCAGGGGGCTGGGGCGGGGCCAGCGGCTGCGGCTGGGGCTGCGGAGGGAGGAGGCGGCGCCTGCGGGAGCGAAGGGGGCGGGTCAGGGGGCTGCGGGCGCCCTCCGGCCGCACAGTTTCTGGCCCGCCGCTTCCTGCTGCAGGTGCGGCGGCTGGTTCGTATCGCCTCCCTACCCCATCCCACCCCCGCTCCCGTTTCTGGGTTTCTTGGcgtctctttttctcccttcttgaGTATTTGTGCCGCCGTCTCTGTTCCCACCCCTCTGAGTCTCCGACCCCTCGTTTGTAAATCTGCCCTCCTGGGTCTCTGATTCTGCCCCCCTCCTTCTGAGTGCTCCTCttctctctaggcctcagtctCTCCTCCCTGGTGTCTCagtccccgccccccaccccagctcccccGAGTCTCTTTCTCTTGGTTTCTGTACCATTTTATCAGGGGTGTGCCTCTCTGTCTGGGGCTCTGTACCCCACTCCCTGGGTCTTGTGTCCCTGTCCTCTACTCCCTCCGCGCAACCCGCTCTGTCCTGCCTCCTCTCCGGGTCTCTGCCCTTTCATCTGAGTCTGTCTCCTCCTTGCTCTCTGACAACctctttcccctcccccttcttcttccccttctccccaTCTCTGGTGTATTTccccctccttcttccccttctccccaTCTCTGGTGTATTTccccctccttcttccccttctccccaTCTCTGGTGTATTTCCCCCTCTTCCGTCTCTTTCCCTCCTCTGTCTCTGCTCTTTCTCTTGCTGGCTCtctgttcttctctctctctctctaagttTCTGCCTCTTCACTTTCTCTATGTCCCCTCCCTGGGTCTCTATTCCTCCTATGTTTCACCTTCTTCTGGGTCtctctctttctaggtctctgtctccacttcctggggaccctgtccccctctctctgggtctccgTTCCTTTCTCTCAGACCCCCCATCACCCTCTCTAACCCCCGTCCTAGCTGGGACTGCATCACTGCAGAGAGAGTTGCAGAAGTGGGGCCTGTCCTGCAGCCCAGGAAGGTCGTTGCCCTCACTCCCCAGACCCAGGGCTCTCCATTGCACCCAATCCATCATGTCCTTCATCTTCTGATGGAATCCAAGAGGGCACAGAAAAGACATAGGTACTTCCTACCCCTTCCCCGAATTCTGGTGCACCCCCAGGCAGAAGCAGCGAATCCTGAGGTGAGGGACTGGGCTGGGGCTGGATGAGGCTCCTGGGCaattgggggtggggtggtggaggCAGGAGCAAGGGCTGGGTAGGCACTATGGGCTAGGTAAGGACCTCGGTCAGCCATCCTCCTCCACACTCCCCCCTCAACCCTGCTTTTCCCTTCTGCTTTTCACAGCAGCCAGGCACGGTATCAAGTGGCTAAATCAGCGTTTTTTTGCAGAGGTCAGAAGTGTGGGGGAAGGTGGGGGCTGTGGGGAAAAGGGGCTGGAATAAGGAGGAATGTGCGATGCGACTCAGGATTAGACTCAGGATTAGAGGCCATGGGAGGGGAAGAGGCAGCGGGCCGGGAGTAGCAGGCTGGTCCGTCCACATTCCATCAGGCCCTGGGAAACTTGGATGCCAGCACTCCCTCATGGCCCTCCACAGACCCCACCAGGGTCTATGGGAGGATTTGTGAGCCTGGTCTCCACCCACCCATTAGAGAGGAGGGG from Gorilla gorilla gorilla isolate KB3781 chromosome 20, NHGRI_mGorGor1-v2.1_pri, whole genome shotgun sequence encodes:
- the KCNC3 gene encoding LOW QUALITY PROTEIN: voltage-gated potassium channel KCNC3 (The sequence of the model RefSeq protein was modified relative to this genomic sequence to represent the inferred CDS: deleted 1 base in 1 codon), whose protein sequence is MLSSVCVSSFRGRQGASKQQPAPPPQPPESLPPPPLPPQQQQPAQPGPAASPAGPPAPRGPGGRRAEPCPGLPAAAMGRHGGGGGDSGKIVINVGGVRHETYRSTLRTLPGTRLAGLTEPEAAARFDYDPGADEFFFDRHPGVFAYVLNYYRTGKLHCPADVCGPLFEEELGFWGIDETDVEACCWMTYRQHRDAEEALDSFEAPDPAGAANAANAAGAHDGGLDDEAGAGGGGLDGAGGELKRLCFQDAGGGAGGPPGGAGGAGGTWWRRWQPRVWALFEDPYSSRAARYVAFASLFFILISITTFCLETHEGFIHISNKTVTQASPIPGAPPENITNVEVETEPFLTYVEGVCVVWFTFEFLMRITFCPDKVEFLKSSLNIIDCVAILPFYLEVGLSGLSSKAAKDVLGFLRVVRFVRILRIFKLTRHFVGLRVLGHTLRASTNEFLLLIIFLALGVLIFATMIYYAERIGADPDDILGSNHTYFKNIPIGFWWAVVTMTTLGYGDMYPKTWSGMLVGALCALAGVLTIAMPVPVIVNNFGMYYSLAMAKQKLPKKKNKHIPRPPQPGSPNYCKPDPPPPPPPHPHHGSGGISPPPPITPPSMGVTVAGAYPAGPHTHPGLLRGGAGGLGIMGLPPLPAPGEPCPLAQEEVIEINRADPRPNGDPAAAALAHEDCPAIDQPAMSPEDKSPITPGSRGRYSRDRACFLLTDYAPSPDGSIRKATGAPPLPPQTGVSQAPQASCPTSTPTPRPGYPPSGRTPSPQGYEKSRSLSSIAGLSGVSLRLAPLATPPGSPRAARRAPPTLPSIL